The following are from one region of the Mixophyes fleayi isolate aMixFle1 chromosome 7, aMixFle1.hap1, whole genome shotgun sequence genome:
- the MAIP1 gene encoding m-AAA protease-interacting protein 1, mitochondrial, whose amino-acid sequence MWRSVFRLSRLCTRTPICSHLRVPFLSHPGNHQPSGHLSVIRGFSGQKTRSDKMVVVGVPNPIVWFRTRIYFFLIRAYFDRDFSIEEFTEGAKQAFTFVSRMLSQCKFDALENLVASEILKDLQEKCSVLSDNYRYALAAKSDEIMYTFPGDVAIYYDDNGRKFVRILMRFWYLTCANISEEELEGTKVFQVVMGNPDVKDTKRMLTANYEFRREFTQGVKPDWIITRIEYSKLLQ is encoded by the exons ATGTGGCGATCGGTGTTTCGCTTATCCCGGCTTTGTACCAGGACACCGATATGTTCCCATTTGCGGGTTCCGTTCCTTTCCCATCCGGGGAACCACCAACCCTCTGGTCACCTGAGTGTGATCCGGGGTTTCAGCGGCCAAAAGACAAGATCCGATAAGATGGTAGTTGTCGGGGTCCCTAACCCTATCGTCTGGTTTCGGACCAGGATCTACTTCTTCCTCATCAGGGCGTACTTCGACCGGGACTTCAGCATAGAGGAGTTCACTGAGGGGGCCAAGCAA GCTTTCACATTTGTTTCCAGAATGCTGTCTCAGTGCAAATTTGATGCTCTAGAAAATCTTGTGGCCAGTGAG ATCCTGAAGGACTTGCAGGAAAAATGCTCAGTACTTTCTGACAATTACAGATATGCTCTGGCAGCTAAGTCAGATGAAATTATGTACACATTTCCTGGAGATGTTGCCATTTACTATGATGATAACG GTAGGAAGTTTGTCCGCATACTCATGCGTTTTTGGTACTTAACATGTGCAAATATTTCTGAAGAGGAACTAGAAGGAACAAAAGTATTCCAAGTGGTAATGGGAAATCCGGATGTAAAAGACACGAAGCGCATGCTCACTGCAAACTACGA GTTTCGCAGAGAATTTACTCAGGGTGTAAAACCAGACTGGATCATCACACGCATTGAATACTCAAAATTGTTACAATGA